In Alosa alosa isolate M-15738 ecotype Scorff River chromosome 10, AALO_Geno_1.1, whole genome shotgun sequence, the genomic stretch tcccctcctctcctctcctctcctctcctctctcccctctcctctcctctcctctcctctcctcccctctcctctcctctcacctcccctcctcttcccctcctctcccctcctcctcctctcccctcctctcctctcctctcctctcctctctcccctctcctctcctctcctctcctctcctctctctcccctcctctcacctcccctcctcttcccctcctctcctcctcctctcccctcctctcctctcctctcctctcctctcctctcctcttgtcctgGTGCAGGTGGGGAGATAGACTGTGTGGATAAATATGGCAATACTCCTCTTCATGTAGCTGCTAAGCATGGCCACGAGCTCCTCATCAGCACTCTCATGACCAATGGGGCTGACACagccaggtgagtgtgtgtgtctgtgtgcttgtttgtgcgcttgggttgggcaccgaaactcggttctaatatggcaacGGTGTCATAGTCATCATAAAGCTTTTGGATTGgtaatagagagagaatgagtggatGGTCCTCCCAGATCAATAGATACCCGGTATTGAAGGTGCACACTGTGTGCCTCCTTGTTCATTTGTCTTCCTCTGGGCCTGCAGGCAAGGGATCCATGGTATGTTTCCGCTGCACCTGGCTGTGCTCTACGGGTTCTCAGACTGTTGTCGAAAGTTACTTTCCTCAGGTGAGACGCATCATTATGTAACATAGAATATCCTACATAACATATGTATGTTCTCTGACCTTTAGGTAATTGCTCTGGATCTCTTGGTGTCAGAGTCATTTTAACGTTGTCATATCCTGTTCATGCTTCCTCTGTTGCGTTGTCATATCCTGTTCTTCCTCTGTTGCGGTGGCGAGCAGGTCAACTGTACAGCATTGTGTCGTCGCTGAGTAACGAGCATGTGCTGTCAGCGGGGTTCGATATAAACACCCCAGACAGCCTGGGGAGGACCTGCCTACACGCTGCTGCGTCTGGGGGGTAAGGAGACCTCACAGCTTTCTGTCCCAGAGCTTATCCTCGTGGTCACAtgggagagaatggagagaggctAGAAACGAGCAGTTTCCATTCATCGCCAGTTAGAACTGGCAAATTAAGTAAAATGCTTTGTTACTTGTCGATGAGCAACGACAAGGAGTGAGAATAGGCTACGGGTCTATTTTATGCCAATACTAAGCAATGTGACCGGCTGACTACCATTTAGAGTGATGGTGGTGTGAGATGCGTTGCTAAGACAAATGAGCGACCGTGTCTAACCTGCTTGTTTTGTTCTGGTAACTTGGTAACCGCAAGCTAGGAGCTATGTCACCCTCCTGTGTTGCTCATGTAACCATAGGACCTGCCTACATGCTGCTAAGTCTGGGGGGTAAAGAAAGCCCCACTTCTCACTTCTCTTGGGTATTTTTGTCCCAGAGCCTAGAGCCTAACATACTTACCCTAGCGTTCACACTTCACCCTTGATCTTTTACACCCCCTCTTGTCGAGCTGGAGCCATTAGCAGGCTTTTCCAGTATGTGCACATTCTACTCAAACTCAAAAATATGGATGGAATGTGGAATTTTGGATTATCCACATAAAATCAGATTTTAATCTCACAAAGCCAGTTCACTTAAACTTGAAATTGTTACTTTAGCTGTCTACTCATGTCACCCTGCTACATCTCTGAGCCTGCAACTGATATTTTCCACAACTGAAAATATATTGGCTTGTTGCAAAGAAAGAAATGGTTCGTCACAGTGTTTCAGTTGTTAGTTACACCAAAATAAAAGATGTTGGAAAGTCAGTCTGCTAGTCTTAAACCCTTAGCATGCCATGTTTGTATGGATTTTAAAAATGGTTATTAAAATGCTTAGGCCTGAATCAGAAATAATATCTGATGCTCTTTAGAATGCATCTGATTTGTGTTGTAGAATATTTGCAATTGATGAGTGTTCTCTTCACAGGAATGTTGAATGTCTTAATTTGCTGTTGAGCAGTGGTGCTGACTTGAGTAAAAAGGACAAATTGGGAAGGTAAGATCCAGTCatatttgattttctgtaataaacATGTTCATATTGATCCCTGCATTGCCAGTACACCCAGTCATCTCTTTCCTTtccacaaccccacccccacccccatcccccaggACTCCTTTGCACTATGCGGCTGCTAATGGCAACTACCAGTGTGTGGTGGCGCTAGTGAGTGCAGGGGCAGAGGTCAATGAGCTGGACCTAAAAGGCTGTGGCCCTTTGCACTTTGCTGCTGCATCCCAGACCTTCCGCAGGTACGCACTTAGCCATACGTTGTCACGTTTGACtccctgcacaaacacactctctacaACAGGGATTTTCAACCAACGTGTCCGTGGCCCACTGGTGGTCCATGAAGGCATTGCAGGTGGCCCCTGGCCATGCATTGGATAATGTCGTTTTCACAGTGTAATTATGAGTGTTGAATATGAACCATAGCTAGAACTCGGAGTACATTCAGATATTGTTTGTATCGATCATTTATTGTTTTTGAGTGATAAAAAATGTATACAAGAGAAAGTataagttagtgtgtgtgtgtgcagattacTTTTTAATGCTCTACAGCTTTACTTGATGAATGTGTTTGGATTTTCAGAGTGGACCGCCATTACTCTGCTGAGAACCAGACtgaagagagggataaagaagGCCTGCTGTGAGTGTCACCCTTAGGAACTATTTGTGGGCTGCCGtgccctactggttagcacttcggacttgttaccggagggttgctggatcgaaccccaaccagtaggcatggctgaagtgcccttgagcaaggcgcctaacccctcactgctgcccgagcgccgctgttgttgcaggcagctcactgcgctgggattagtgtgtgcttcacctcactgtgtgttcactgtgtgctgagtgtgtttcactaattcacggattgggataaatgcagagaccaaatttccctcaagggatcaaaagagtatatatacttacttatacttaacaaGCATAGTTATTCAAAAGATTATTTCTAAGCCTAACCCTAGCCTAGTCACATGGACTTTATACAAGTTTGTTTTTATCATTATATGTCTTGTGTGTATTCTTGTTATTTCTGGATGTCAGCATGGAAATGTAGTATGAACTAATGTTCTttgctgtactgtgctgtgcaGGTGTCTTGAGTATCTGCTAGACAATGGGGCTGACCCATCCCTGCGCAACAGCAGAGGCTACAGCCCAGTCCACTATGCAGCTGCCTATGGAAACAAGCAGAATCTGGAGTTGGTGAGTGAGCAAGGCcgcatacgtgcacacacacacacacacacacacacacacacacacacacacacatacacacatggacacacacaaagactgagaaagtgagagaaagttgAAAGCAGTAAAATGCTTCCAATGTCAGTactgttcactatgctgcagatTGATGCCCATCACTACTCCTTACACTACTAGCCTGTCTATTTTTACCATTAAACCCATAAAATGGACACATTTTCAGACTGACCTCTGTTTCTGATTCCCTCCCTCAGCTGTTAGAGATGTCTTTCAACTGTTTGGGAGATGTGGAGAGTAGTGTCCCAGTCAGCCCTTTGCACTTATCTGTGAGTGTTAACTTCCACTCAAATTCTCTCTAGTTTGTCCAGATTTGGTTTTGGTAGCCAAAACAATAACGTGCATTTGGTAAAGCAGACAAGTCCTCCATCCtaatgcctgtctgtgtgtgtggttctgcagGCATATTATGGTCACTGTGAAGCCTTGTGGGTTCTGGCTGAGACGCTGGTGAGTCTGGACGTGCGGGACACCATGGGGCGCTCGGCGCTCTACCTGGCAGCCCTCAGAGGCCACACAGCCTGCCTGGAGGTGCTGCTGGCCCATGGGGCCTCCAGCCTGCTTAAGGACCGCGGACGCAAGTGGACCCCTCTGCacgtggcaggtgtgtgtgtgtgtgtgcgtgcgtgttctTTCAGTGCTACTTCCTGCTTGAGCTAAACTATATAACCAATCACTCGCCAACGAGACCATGCTTAACTGATCGAATGAGACTTCGCTACAAGTGATTGAAGGAGACCCATCTCACAATTGTTTCAGCCCTTTTTACTGAATGCTATTGAGCATTTGATccagtgaaaacaaaatattgTTAAGTGACAGCAAAGCATAGTAAAGATTCATCTTGAAATACCTGTCTCTACAATGTACATGCCTATTTAAGTTGTATATATTGTGGTTTTGCTGTGATATTTAATGTCTTACTATTACCAGTATAAGCGTTTGATCTGACCTGTGCTGACCTGTTTGTCCTCAGCGGTCAATGGTCATGCTGACTGCCTACTGATGCTGGTCAACCGGGccaactctgctgacatcattGACGTCACAGATGCTAAGGGGCAGTAAGTGCTTTTGTTCCTTTGTGTATTTGCACAATTGGGCTCAGTCATCCGGAGTTGTACTCAGTTGTCGTTGTCATTGTCATGAATACTATGTAGGTTTTTATAATTATCTGCTAGTGAGTGTGAGGTCGGGGTGAGGCATGGGTACAGTGCCCCATTTGTGATCCTGATTTGTGACTTCATCTGGAAGACTTTGCCTTAAGAGCTGTAGGGGACCATTGTTGAGGGTGATGGCCTAAAATGGCATGTTTGTGCGTGCAGGACACCTCTGATGTTGGCGGCATTGGGCTGTCACACTGATTCCGTGCACCTGCTGCTGGAGAGAGGAGCTAATCCTGACATCGGCGACAAGTGGAGTCGCACTGCATTGCACCGAGccgtaagtgtgtttgtgtgtgtttgtgcgtttgtgttAAGATCTAAATACTGGAATGTGTGTCAGGGTCCATTCCTTTAATATTCTTGAAAATGAATGAAGGCAGTCAgtgtttaattaattaattaaataatttattatgttTTTGAAGAGATTGATTTGACGTTGACATTTGTGGTGTGGTGACATTTGAGATATATGTGGAATGCCTTACTTTTCTAAATGTCAGTGGACATGGAAAGACACCTATTATTAAACGAAAACACATGAATGTGGATGAAGCCTGAAATGACTGGCGCgcacttctctccctctccactagGCGGCGGTGGGtgctgaggagtgtgtgtgtgcgctgctggAGCATGGTGCGCTGGCGCTGTGCCGCGACGTGCGGGGACGCACCCCGATGCACCTGGCGGCCGCCCGTGGCCACCGCGAGCTGCTGGGCCTCATGCTGGCCGCCGCGCTGCACGGCGACCCGCTCGACTCACTGCTGGACTACAGCGGCTACACGCCCGCTCACTGGGCAGCCTACCACGGTGAGCACACTGGGGGGCAAAGAATTGCGATGGCATACCAATAAAGGCCCATtgacaccaagaacgataacgataactacaAATACATATTGTTCTCGTTAATATAAATTGACGACGTCcgcacataaactataacgataaagacatgaagaacaatatcgttggggatcactttcagagcgattttcagaacgataaaaagctaatggccaatcagaacccattgaATTTTAaccatcacattcattaacacaaggagagactttgtttatccttgttcagtgtgaacgcttttatcgttatagttatcgttatcgttatcgttcttggtgtgaattggCTTTAATGTGACGACCCATTTAACTGTCAGTACACAACATATGTGTGTTCATATGCCTACTCCTCAGactcacccaacacacacacacactcacacagcacattcCACATGTCCGCACACAGGGCTGCCTGCCGCGGtaagcacacaaaacacacaaggcGTATAGTAGGGTGACAAGAAAAGGCAAGCACGCGTGTCAACATACCTACCTCTCGGACACTGTATGCACGTGCGCTCACACGGCACATTCTACAAGTCTGTGACTAATGAGTGAGTCTGTTCATCACAGAAaaaatatagaccctttcaagagttccattatcagcatcatagttggccccacaaggcttccgttttaacattccatatgttatcttaatacagaggaagtagattggggcccaaatagaatgttcaagcattgtttttgttttttattgttgaaagggtccataacctTGATTTAATGAACTCTTTCTTTCTGCTTTAACTGAACACTGGAATACTGACTAAACCGCTGTTATTGGCCTTTTTTGTAGCCAACTGCCCCGTCATTGAATATTTGCTTTGTCTTTccgtatgtgtctgtgttcaggGCATGAGGACTGTTTGGAAGTTTTACTTGAACACAAACCGTTTAGTATCCAGGAGGGCAACCCCTTCAGCCCTTTGCACTGTGCTCTGTGAGTATCACCACCACCGTGACCTCTACAGTAAACTTAATGccaatatgtgtgtttgagtgtgtgtgtgtgtgtgtctgtggtgatgCTGTCTGTGATGATGCTGACCATGTCGGTTGTCCCCATCAGAATCAATGGCCATGATGGTGCTGCTGAACTGCTGGTGGAAACCTTGGGAACACAGCTGGTTAACATTAGAGACGCTAAAGGAAGGTGAGTGTGTTAAACAAAGATATACATTATTTAAGTGTACATTTGTGGCATATTAAAAGCTTTTAGATGTAGAACTCTACTGGTAGTACTCTAACCTTGAAATGGACCCATTGTGTGAACTAACCTGTCGCCTCTCCTTGTCTGCGTAGAACTCCGTTGCATGCCGCGGCTCATGCCGAGAGTGTTGCCGGGCTACAGCTGGTCCTGGtgcaggggtcagaggtcaatgCTGTTGATCATGCCGGACACTCGCCACTCATGGTTGCCGCCGATAATGGACACACTTCCCACGTTGGTGCGTTGTCTTTTAGAAAGAAAAACTTTATCTACCCTTTTCGTCAGTGTTAAAATGGATTTAAATCCTATTCAAGTACAAATTTATCTATATAGTACATTGTTATACACAGTGGTTTTAGTCAGTGTGCTTTGCTGTATAGACACAATGCAACATTCCAGTATAGCCATGCATTGTATAGCCAAGACTTGAGTTTCTCTGCTCTCGTATACCCTACAGAGATCCTGCTGCACCAAGCCAAAGCAGACCTCACACTGCtggacatcaacaacaacactgCGCTTCACCTGGCCTGCAGcaaggtgtgtgttgtgttgtgttgtgttgtgttgtgttgtgttgtgttgtgtgtgagacagagaaaaagagagagggagaaggctgGTTTGCATACTTATTTatgcacggacacacactgAAACGATCTGCATTAAGAAATGTCTGTATGATGTGACCCTGAGTGTGTTTGTCCTCTAGGGCCATGAGATGTGTGCCCTCCTGATCTTGGCTGAGATAGACGATCCCTCTCTCATCAACGCCACCAACAGCGCACTACAAATGTGAGTCTCCTTTCTCTGCTCTCCTTTCTCTGCTCTCCTTTCTctgctctccttttctctcctttttagCTTTGATTTCTCCTCATTGTAAGAGGAAGCGCAGTCAGTGTTGCCAATTCAGAACACTTGGCGTTGCATCTCGCATGGTAATATTTGGCAAAACTTTTACATTTGGGAGAATTTTGGATGTCTTTAGGAGCTCTGCTTGATTGCCATGTGTTACAGCCAAATTGTCACACCAGAAGGGTTGCAGAACAttggtgtgtggttgttttgacTGTTCAGTTTCTAATTAGCTAGCTAGCCCTATATCAAGTCAATCATGCCTCTTCATATAACTCTTGAGTTGAGTTTCAAATTAGTCAACTTCCTCTATTGCTAACTAGCCCATTAATAAGACATCCATGCCCCTTCATATAGCCGAGTTGTGTATCAAATCAGCCACCATCCTCCAGTGTTGCTAACTAGCCCTGTACCACTCCTTGCAGGCCCCTCCATATAGCTGCTCGCAACGGCCTGGCCACGGTGGTGGAGGTGCTTCTGAGTCGTGGAGCCACAGTGTTGGCAGTGGATGAAGAGGGTAAGCTCATATATACATCATATCGATCATGCTGCCCAGGCTACACTGCTCAGAACTAAATAGTTTGAGTTTTTGTACTAGACAATCAAATTTATCCCAaccagtcttttttttttttttttgaaattgttgtTTACAGAAGCATTCACATGGCATTTGACTGATCGATTgcattgtatgtatgtgtgtgtgtgtgtgtttgtgtgtgtgtgtttgtttattttcttcccTCAGGCCACACCCCAGCCCTGGCGTGTGCGCCCAACAAGGACGTGGCTGACTGCCTGGCCCTGATACTGTCCACCATGAAGCCTTTTCCCCCCAAAGAGTCCAGCAGTGCCCACTTCGGCCTCAACCTGCTCAAGCACTGCGGCATCGCCGCCGCTCACCGACCACTTGCCAACGGCAGTCTGCGCCATGGCTATGCCAAGGACAGCTGCCTCACCGagtgagacacacgcacacaggcataAACGCAAGCAAACACGCACtcaaacacaagcaaacatacacaagcatacacacacacacatacacacatgcgtgtgtgcacaccGACCAACCCCCttgctctatctctcacacacacacacacacacacacacacacacacacacacacacacacacaggaagtctCAGTCATGCCTCCCTGTTCAGCTCTGAACCCCCTCCCTCCATAGCCCAGTACTCTCACCTTGACAACCacaccccatccccaccccaccccacccccaacacttCACCTCACACTGTAGACACGCAGGAATATactaattagtgtgtgtgtgtgtgtgtatgcttgcaattgtatgtgtgtgtgagagtgcgcaGAATTTAACCTGATGGGTGCAGTCAAACCTATATGCAAATTTGTCACTCAAAATCTATATTCCTGTTCcactcccttctctctgtctccacgtctccattgtctctctctctctctcatttcccacaatgccctaaaacaaacaagcaaacagtgtattaaaaaaaaaaaaaaaaacattgaacaaTTTCATTGTTCCGAGGAAATTGGTATCCGAACTTAAGAGCTATGAAACGGTTGCCTCAAAATTTGGCGTCAAGTGGCAGGCACAGTTAGCCAGTCTGGGCCACACGGGAGACTTGCAGAGGAGAGGAaccaacaggtttgactgcacAGCCACAGgatggagtggggtgggggtaccGTTTCCCGTGCAGACAAACCTCGCATGATGCATTCTAATGAAGGGGCCCATTTATGATAAAACTTTACCCAGCCACTCCAGTTATTTACATGCTTAAACAGTCACAATAATAACCACATTGACAGCTTTGCTTCTCCCCTGATAATTATGTCACAGCAATGGTTTGTTTTTGACAAAGTTTACCTGTTAAGTGAatgttgggggaaaaaaagtaaataaaagaaaGTTACAGAGTAAAGTTGACTGATAGAAGCATTTAGGGTTTGTCTGCACCGGTCCCCTGCCCCACAGTAAACTCAGACATGAAGGAGTTGTCAGCCTTTCCACTCACAGAAGTGGaagatgaaggaaaaaaaaatatgtgcgATTGAGTGAAAGAAATATATGGCCATCTTTTGGGCTTCTCTTTCTGGAAATGTCCAGATGTCTTACAGTGCTGTGCCTAAATCTCACAAACAGCTAATGATGCTGATCATGCTAATCACAGCGTGGGAAAGATCCCCTCCTGACCCACCTTAATTACCCCTTTCAGTGATATATACCCACCACCTGACCCACCTTAAGTACCCCTTTCAGTGATATATACCCACCACCTTGATCCTGCACTCCTCCCCAAACTATGTGGAATGATTTTTTGAGACTTCAAAAAGAGAACAATTCTAGGAGTTTCACACAAAAATAGGAACATTTTTCAATGCAATTTCttacagaaggaaaaaaaaacaacaagcaCCCATACCAACGCCAGGACTTTTTCAAAAGttgctcctctctccacctctcattGCTTTCCAGTACAGAGAACTGTCTGGATGATCCATTATGTGAGTAAGTTGATGTTTGCACAATAGGGTGTCAaggacttaaaaaaaaatgttttcaataTAGCTGCTAAAATATaattgcctttgtttttagtagatTGTATTAATGGTATTTAAAAGCgggtctttttttcccccccttcaTTCTTATTTAAGAGCAATACTCAGAGAGCCTTCAAAATGTCTTACCTCACATT encodes the following:
- the ankrd52a gene encoding serine/threonine-protein phosphatase 6 regulatory ankyrin repeat subunit C; this translates as MGILNITDQTPLVQAIFSRNVEEVKFLLHKKEEVNALDQERRTPLHAAACMGDVHILDLLIKSGASVNAKDQGWLTPLHRASAARNERAVGVLLRQGAEVNARDKLWQTPLHVAAANKATRCAEMLLPQLSSLNVADRSGRTALHHAVHSGHSEMVNLLLNHGANLSASDKKERQAVHWAAYLGHLEVVKLLVSRSADVSCRDKRGYTPLHAASASGQIDVVKYLLRLGAEIDEPNTFGNTALHMACYTGQEAVANELVNRGANVNQPNHRGCTPLHLAAVSTNGALCLELLVNNGADVNMQSKEGKSPLHMAAIHGRFTRSQILIQNGGEIDCVDKYGNTPLHVAAKHGHELLISTLMTNGADTARQGIHGMFPLHLAVLYGFSDCCRKLLSSGQLYSIVSSLSNEHVLSAGFDINTPDSLGRTCLHAAASGGNVECLNLLLSSGADLSKKDKLGRTPLHYAAANGNYQCVVALVSAGAEVNELDLKGCGPLHFAAASQTFRRVDRHYSAENQTEERDKEGLLCLEYLLDNGADPSLRNSRGYSPVHYAAAYGNKQNLELLLEMSFNCLGDVESSVPVSPLHLSAYYGHCEALWVLAETLVSLDVRDTMGRSALYLAALRGHTACLEVLLAHGASSLLKDRGRKWTPLHVAAVNGHADCLLMLVNRANSADIIDVTDAKGQTPLMLAALGCHTDSVHLLLERGANPDIGDKWSRTALHRAAAVGAEECVCALLEHGALALCRDVRGRTPMHLAAARGHRELLGLMLAAALHGDPLDSLLDYSGYTPAHWAAYHGHEDCLEVLLEHKPFSIQEGNPFSPLHCALINGHDGAAELLVETLGTQLVNIRDAKGRTPLHAAAHAESVAGLQLVLVQGSEVNAVDHAGHSPLMVAADNGHTSHVEILLHQAKADLTLLDINNNTALHLACSKGHEMCALLILAEIDDPSLINATNSALQMPLHIAARNGLATVVEVLLSRGATVLAVDEEGHTPALACAPNKDVADCLALILSTMKPFPPKESSSAHFGLNLLKHCGIAAAHRPLANGSLRHGYAKDSCLTE